The Polynucleobacter necessarius genome window below encodes:
- a CDS encoding tetratricopeptide repeat protein — protein MSLFHILSPMPQYAPEPSPTSVKVIICAFAAMMALLALMTGCSTSAQQRTDEEIRVLNAQEVNSSKATPQPFFAGYNLNDPPRLSADMGYDPLNPELSETVGVPFLSFLIIEPDPITKNAVPSDVEKLIKARKYQDAVTQINANLKKTPRNVQLRFVKARLQIEMRQFDQAKKTLIEITQQFPELPEPYNNLAAIAANQGQWIEARDYLELALKLRPTYAIASANLGEIYIRFGAQAYEDAAKNALLNQRQYSNRAKALLDVLKPPPKRHINRTPNPSRNNPSTNLLESRLNNGESTPQNQ, from the coding sequence ATGAGCCTGTTTCACATCCTTTCCCCTATGCCCCAATACGCCCCAGAGCCAAGCCCTACCTCCGTAAAGGTCATCATCTGTGCTTTTGCCGCCATGATGGCTTTGCTGGCTTTGATGACGGGCTGTAGTACCTCCGCCCAACAGCGTACAGATGAGGAAATTAGGGTGTTAAACGCACAAGAGGTCAATTCCTCAAAGGCCACTCCACAACCGTTTTTTGCCGGCTATAACCTCAATGACCCACCGAGACTCTCGGCTGATATGGGGTATGACCCTTTAAATCCAGAGTTATCTGAGACGGTTGGGGTGCCATTTTTATCCTTCCTCATTATTGAGCCAGATCCCATTACAAAAAATGCAGTGCCCTCCGACGTAGAGAAGCTAATTAAGGCGCGCAAATATCAAGATGCAGTCACGCAAATTAATGCTAACCTCAAAAAAACGCCTCGCAATGTGCAATTGCGGTTTGTAAAAGCACGCTTACAAATTGAGATGCGCCAATTTGATCAAGCTAAAAAAACTTTAATTGAAATTACGCAACAGTTTCCTGAACTACCAGAACCGTATAACAACCTCGCAGCGATTGCTGCAAATCAAGGCCAATGGATAGAGGCCAGAGACTATTTAGAGTTAGCACTCAAACTACGCCCCACTTACGCAATTGCCTCAGCCAACTTAGGCGAAATTTATATTCGTTTTGGAGCGCAAGCCTATGAGGATGCAGCTAAGAACGCCCTGCTTAATCAGCGCCAGTATTCAAACCGCGCTAAAGCACTTCTAGATGTTTTAAAGCCGCCTCCAAAGCGCCACATCAATCGCACACCAAATCCTTCCAGGAATAACCCATCCACTAACCTTCTAGAAAGTAGATTGAATAATGGCGAAAGTACTCCTCAAAACCAATAA
- a CDS encoding acetyl-CoA carboxylase carboxyltransferase subunit alpha, with protein sequence MKITFLDFEQQIAELESKIEELRFVQDESSVDISDEIKTLAEKSQQLTKDVYANLTPWQVSQVARHPQRPYTLDYVGALFTDFHELHGDRTFADDQSIIGGLARFDGQPCMVIGHQKGRDTKERALRNFGMSRPEGYRKAMRLMRLAEKFGIPIFTFVDTPGAFPGIDAEERNQAEAIGRNLYVQAELEVPIIATIIGEGGSGGALAIAIGDVVLMLQNSTYSVISPEGCASILWKTADKAPEAAEQLGLTAQRLKTLGLIDRIVAEPIGGAHRDYDNMMSNMRKALAESLKTFDGMKVDALLERRHERLMSYGKFKEITAKS encoded by the coding sequence ATGAAAATAACTTTCCTGGATTTTGAGCAGCAAATCGCCGAACTAGAGTCAAAGATCGAAGAGTTGCGTTTTGTGCAAGACGAGTCATCGGTTGATATTTCCGATGAGATCAAAACCCTTGCCGAGAAGAGTCAACAACTCACAAAAGATGTTTATGCCAATCTCACACCTTGGCAGGTATCTCAGGTAGCGCGTCATCCCCAACGTCCATACACCTTGGATTATGTTGGCGCACTGTTTACTGACTTTCATGAGTTGCACGGTGATCGAACTTTCGCAGACGATCAATCGATTATTGGCGGCTTAGCCCGTTTTGATGGTCAACCTTGCATGGTGATCGGGCATCAAAAGGGTCGAGACACTAAAGAGCGTGCGCTAAGAAACTTCGGCATGAGTCGTCCCGAGGGTTATCGCAAAGCAATGCGTCTGATGCGCCTTGCCGAAAAGTTTGGTATTCCGATTTTCACATTCGTGGATACACCCGGCGCCTTCCCTGGAATTGATGCTGAAGAGCGTAATCAAGCTGAGGCGATTGGTCGCAACTTGTATGTGCAAGCTGAACTAGAGGTGCCGATCATTGCTACCATTATTGGTGAAGGCGGTTCTGGTGGCGCATTGGCGATCGCCATAGGCGACGTTGTCTTGATGCTGCAAAACTCAACTTATTCAGTGATCTCTCCTGAAGGTTGTGCCTCTATACTCTGGAAGACAGCTGATAAGGCTCCCGAGGCTGCTGAGCAGTTGGGCCTGACAGCACAACGTCTCAAGACTCTAGGTTTGATCGATAGGATCGTGGCTGAACCAATTGGTGGTGCACACCGCGACTACGACAATATGATGAGCAATATGCGCAAAGCTCTTGCTGAATCTTTAAAAACTTTTGATGGCATGAAAGTCGATGCATTACTTGAGCGTCGTCATGAGCGTTTGATGAGTTATGGCAAGTTCAAGGAAATTACAGCAAAGTCCTAA
- a CDS encoding DNA-3-methyladenine glycosylase family protein: protein MTAVKDKTAKADKLEASSLQDVAPDYWEQACKELMKQDRILKKLIPKYGSGFLVTRGDPFNTLARAIVGQQISVAAAQSVWEKVLAANKKKVTPNNILALSIEELRAAGLSGRKVEYIRDLADHFDSGRLHENQWKDMPDEEVVKELSSIRGIGRWTAEMFLIFNMIRPDILPLDDIGLIKAISLNYFSGEPVSRHEAREVAANWAPWRTVATWYMWRSIDPIPVEY, encoded by the coding sequence ATGACAGCGGTAAAAGATAAAACAGCAAAAGCAGATAAGCTTGAGGCATCAAGCTTGCAAGACGTTGCTCCTGATTACTGGGAGCAAGCATGCAAGGAGTTGATGAAACAAGATCGTATTCTGAAAAAGCTCATTCCAAAATATGGCTCAGGATTTTTGGTTACACGCGGAGATCCATTTAATACTTTAGCAAGAGCGATTGTTGGTCAGCAGATTTCAGTTGCTGCGGCACAATCAGTTTGGGAGAAAGTATTGGCCGCTAACAAAAAGAAAGTAACACCCAACAATATATTAGCGCTCTCAATAGAAGAGCTACGCGCTGCTGGCTTATCTGGGCGTAAGGTTGAATATATACGCGATTTGGCTGACCATTTTGATTCCGGTCGACTTCATGAGAATCAGTGGAAAGATATGCCAGATGAGGAAGTTGTTAAAGAATTAAGCTCTATTCGGGGTATTGGTCGCTGGACAGCCGAAATGTTCTTGATTTTCAATATGATTCGCCCTGATATTCTGCCTCTGGACGACATTGGGCTGATTAAGGCCATTTCCCTCAATTACTTCAGCGGAGAGCCTGTTAGCCGCCATGAAGCCCGTGAGGTGGCTGCAAATTGGGCCCCGTGGCGTACGGTTGCGACCTGGTATATGTGGAGAAGTATCGACCCAATCCCAGTTGAATATTAA
- the cysS gene encoding cysteine--tRNA ligase: MLQIYNTLSRSKQGFKPIEPGKVKMYVCGMTVYDFCHIGHARVMIVFDMVVRWLRTSGYEVLYVRNITDIDDKIINRAIENGEPISVLTNRFIDAMHADSDELGLMHPDQEPRATDYISQMQGMIGTLIENELAYQANDGDVNFAVRLLPRYGQLSDKTLDELNAGERVAVADGKRDPLDFVLWKSAKPEKPAGTLWSSPWGKGRPGWHIECSAMSCDILGEHFDIHGGGADLQFPHHENEIAQSEGALYGKDRKDDDAPFVNYWMHNGHIRVNEEKMSKSLGNFFLIRDVLKSFDPEVLRFFMLKAHYRSPINYSDAQLEEARAGLVRLYTALAQPAPKVLETALDPNNPWAQRFAGAMNDDFNTPEAIAVLFDLASEVNRAQGDEKQLLANLLRSLAATLNFLQREPTEFLQAGAKDQAGLTAELIEERIAARVAAKQAKDFAQADLMRKALLEQGIVLEDKPGGLTEWRRA, translated from the coding sequence ATGCTGCAAATCTATAACACCCTCAGCCGATCTAAGCAGGGCTTTAAACCCATCGAACCGGGCAAGGTGAAAATGTACGTCTGCGGTATGACTGTGTATGACTTTTGCCATATCGGACACGCCAGGGTAATGATTGTTTTTGATATGGTGGTGCGCTGGTTGAGGACTAGTGGCTATGAAGTGCTGTACGTTCGCAATATCACTGATATTGATGACAAGATTATTAATCGGGCCATCGAAAATGGTGAGCCAATTTCAGTTCTCACTAACCGCTTCATAGATGCGATGCATGCTGACTCCGATGAGTTGGGTTTAATGCACCCCGATCAAGAGCCGCGAGCCACTGACTACATCAGTCAGATGCAAGGCATGATTGGTACATTGATTGAAAATGAATTAGCTTACCAAGCGAATGATGGTGACGTAAATTTTGCGGTTCGCTTGCTGCCTCGTTATGGTCAGCTATCAGACAAGACTCTCGATGAGCTTAATGCAGGTGAACGTGTTGCAGTGGCTGATGGTAAGCGTGACCCACTGGATTTTGTATTATGGAAAAGCGCTAAACCTGAAAAGCCTGCTGGTACTCTCTGGAGCTCACCATGGGGAAAAGGGCGCCCGGGCTGGCATATTGAATGTTCTGCAATGTCGTGCGACATATTGGGTGAGCACTTTGATATTCATGGTGGGGGTGCTGATCTGCAGTTTCCGCATCATGAGAATGAGATAGCCCAAAGTGAAGGTGCTTTGTATGGCAAAGACCGTAAAGATGACGACGCTCCATTTGTCAATTACTGGATGCATAACGGACATATCCGGGTTAATGAAGAGAAGATGTCTAAGTCATTGGGCAACTTCTTTCTGATTAGAGATGTGCTGAAAAGTTTTGACCCTGAAGTATTGCGTTTTTTTATGTTGAAAGCGCATTACCGTAGTCCAATAAATTACAGCGATGCCCAGTTAGAAGAAGCACGTGCTGGACTGGTCAGACTCTATACCGCTTTAGCGCAACCAGCACCCAAAGTGCTGGAGACTGCACTTGATCCCAACAATCCGTGGGCACAGCGTTTTGCTGGTGCAATGAATGATGATTTCAACACTCCTGAGGCGATTGCAGTTCTGTTTGACTTGGCCAGTGAAGTTAACCGCGCTCAGGGTGATGAAAAGCAATTACTCGCCAATCTTTTAAGATCGCTTGCCGCAACACTCAATTTTTTGCAACGTGAGCCAACTGAATTTTTACAAGCTGGAGCGAAAGATCAAGCAGGCTTGACGGCAGAACTGATTGAGGAGCGGATTGCCGCTCGTGTTGCAGCTAAGCAAGCAAAAGATTTTGCTCAAGCAGATCTGATGCGTAAAGCATTACTAGAGCAGGGAATTGTTCTGGAAGATAAACCTGGTGGCTTAACAGAATGGCGTAGGGCTTAA